A single region of the Mustela lutreola isolate mMusLut2 chromosome 2, mMusLut2.pri, whole genome shotgun sequence genome encodes:
- the MAP1S gene encoding microtubule-associated protein 1S — MAAAVVGPGAAQAPSSLLLVVGGECGCSGLLAYVLEELERGIRSWDIDPGICSLDEQLKVFVSRHSATFSSIVKGQRSLHHRGDTLETLVLLNPSDKSLCDELRNLLLDPAPHKLLVLAGPCLEETGELLLQTGGFSLRHFLQVLGDKEIRDLLASTPPPADLPKLTITCPTFGDWAQLSPEVLGLHSALQLRWNPPVQLPASEGLREFLEYVAESLEPPSPFDLLEPPASVGFLRLARPCCYIFPGGLGDAAFFAVNGFTVLVNGGSNPKSSFWKLVRHLDRVDAVLVTHAGADSLPGLNSLLRRKLAEREEAAADGGSGDDRLRRLISPNLGVVFLNARVAASRLVSGEDEAELAFSLLARLGITPLTLNRGPLPAEPTVLFQKMGVGRLDMYVLHPPAAGAERTLASVCALLVWHPAGPTEKVVRVLFPGCTPPARLLDGLVRLQHLGFLREPVVTPQDLLGPRRAESKESVGSRDSSRREGRTTAPSRPAQERPGVARKDPPRVEAPRRAEKEVRVSREVKKDPKPSAPRTQPREVRRVASASASVKKAGAPAAPRPRRAPNVPRPGVPPAANGPRSPPSFRCGEASPPTEPCSSPAPQLVATPSQESSLELELGLSPPGEDGSALEEKTLELLLDASTPRPRTPSPTGAQQGPAESSGRLSLSPLRGGEAGPDASPTVTTPSLPAEVGSPHSTEVDESLSVSFEQVLPPPPPASAGEAGLSLPLRGPRVRRSASPHDVDLCLVSPCEFEHRKAVPVAPAPASPGSSDSSARSQERAGAPGAEETPPTSVSESLPTLSDSDPLPAAPGTTDSDEDMEGFGVPRRDPLPEPLKFPPPLPTPPSICMVDPEMLPPEQARPAEGLNRTRKSLTRTNPSTAASKATPSVTAKTKGPAGGDRASRPLSARSEPSDKGGRAPLSRKSSVPKAATRGPSGSAGSRPGGSAAPPGSPVYLDLAYLPSGSSARLLDEEFFRRVRALCYVISGQDQRKEEGMRAVLDALLAGKQQWDRDLQVTLIPTFDSVAMHEWYEETHARHQALGITVLGSNSTVSMQDEAFPACKVEF, encoded by the exons ATGGCGGCTGCGGTGGTGGGTCCCGGGGCGGCTCAAGCGCCGAGCTCGCTGCTGCTCGTGGTGGGCGGCGAGTGCGGGTGCTCGGGGCTGCTTGCCTATGTTCTGGAGGAGCTCGAACGAG GCATCCGGTCCTGGGACATTGACCCTGGCATTTGCAGCCTTGATGAGCAGCTCAAGGTTTTTGTGTCCCGGCACTCTGCCACCTTCTCCAGCATTGTGAAAG GCCAGCGGAGCCTGCACCACCGCGGAGACACCCTGGAGACCCTGGTCCTCCTGAACCCATCAGACAAGTCTCTGTGTGACGAG cTCCGGAATCTTCTGCTTGACCCTGCCCCTCACAAGCTGCTGGTGCTGGCTGGGCCTTGCTTGGAAGAGACAGGGGAACTGCTGCTCCAAACAGGGGGATTCTCGCTCCGCCACTTCCTCCAGGTCCTAGGGGACAAAGAG ATCCGGGATCTCCTGGCATCTACACCCCCACCTGCAGACCTGCCCAAGCTCACCATCACCTGCCCGACCTTCGGCGACTGGGCCCAGCTGTCACCTGAAGTGCTCGGCCTCCACAGCGCGCTCCAGCTGCGATGGAACCCGCCTGTGCAGCTGCCGGCATCTGAGGGCCTGCGTGAATTCCTGGAGTATGTGGCTGAGTCCCTGGAGCCGCCGTCTCCCTTTGACCTGCTCGAGCCGCCTGCATCCGTGGGCTTCCTCAGGCTCGCCCGGCCCTGCTGCTACATCTTCCCAGGTGGCCTCGGTGACGCCGCCTTCTTCGCCGTCAACGGCTTTACTGTGTTGGTCAATGGGGGCTCCAACCCCAAGTCAAGCTTTTGGAAGCTGGTACGGCACCTGGACCGGGTGGACGCGGTGCTGGTGACCCACGCGGGCGCTGACAGCCTCCCAGGCCTCAACAGTCTGCTGCGGCGCAAGCTGGCAGAGCGTGAGGAGGCGGCGGCCGATGGGGGCTCGGGGGACGACCGGCTTCGCAGGCTCATCTCCCCCAACCTAGGGGTCGTGTTCCTCAATGCCCGTGTTGCCGCCTCGCGGCTGGTGAGTGGTGAGGACGAGGCGGAGCTGGCCTTCAGCCTCTTGGCCCGGCTGGGCATCACACCCCTGACTCTGAACCGCGGTCCACTCCCGGCCGAGCCCACCGTGCTCTTTCAGAAGATGGGCGTGGGACGACTGGACATGTATGTGCTACACCCGCCCGCGGCTGGCGCCGAGCGCACACTGGCCTCCGTGTGCGCCCTGCTGGTGTGGCACCCTGCTGGCCCCACGGAGAAGGTGGTGCGTGTGCTCTTCCCTGGCTGCACCCCACCCGCCCGCCTCCTGGATGGCCTGGTCCGCCTGCAGCACTTGGGATTCCTGCGGGAGCCCGTGGTGACCCCCCAGGACTTGCTGGGACCTCGACGAGCCGAGAGCAAGGAAAGCGTGGGCTCCCGGGACAGCTCGAGAAGAGAAGGCCGGACAACAGCACCCAGCAGGCCAGCCCAGGAGCGCCCTGGGGTGGCCCGGAAGGACCCGCCTCGGGTTGAGGCCCCCCgcagggcagagaaagaagtcagGGTCTCCCGAGAGGTGAAGAAGGACCCCAAGCCAAGTGCCCCTCGGACCCAGCCCCGGGAAGTCCGCCGGGTGGCCTCTGCTTCAGCCAGCGTGAAGAAGGCAGGGGCCCCAGCAGCTCCCCGACCCCGCCGAGCACCCAATGTCCCTCGCCCAGGTGTCCCACCAGCGGCGAATGGGCCCCGCAGCCCCCCCAGCTTCCGGTGTGGAGAGGCCAGCCCCCCGACAGAGCCCTGCAGTTCCCCAGCGCCCCAGCTGGTGGCCACACCCAGCCAGGAGAGCAgcctggagctggagctggggtTGAGCCCACCTGGGGAGGACGGCAGCGCCTTGGAGGAGAAGACGCTGGAGCTTCTCCTGGATGCCAGCACCCCCCGGCCACGTACACCCTCGCCTACTGGAGCCCAGCAGGGCCCAGCCGAGAGCAGCGGGCGGCTGTCGCTGAGCCCGCTGCgtggtggggaggcagggccGGACGCCTCACCCACAGTGACCACGCCCTCGCTGCCCGCCGAGGTGGGCTCTCCACACTCCACAGAGGTAGATGAGTCCCTGTCTGTCTCCTTCGAGCAGGTGCTGCCTCCGCCGCCTCCTGCCAGTGCAGGCGAGGCTGGGCTGAGCCTCCCACTGCGAGGCCCCCGGGTCCGGCGATCAGCCTCCCCGCACGACGTGGACCTGTGCCTGGTGTCACCCTGTGAGTTTGAGCACCGAAAGGCTGTGCCTGTGGCGCCGGCCCCTGCCTCTCCCGGCAGCTCTGATAGCAGTGCTCGGTCCCAGGAGCGGGCTGGAGCACCAGGGGCAGAGGAGACTCCCCCCACATCTGTCAGCGAGTCCCTGCCCACCTTGTCTGACTCGGACCCCCTGCCTGCCGCCCCTGGGACCACAGACTCAGATGAGGACATGGAGGGCTTTGGGGTCCCTCGCCGTGACCCGCTGCCCGAGCCCCTCAAGTTCCCCCCGCCgctgcccaccccacccagcaTCTGCATGGTGGACCCCGAGATGCTGCCCCCTGAACAGGCCCGGCCGGCAGAGGGCCTCAACCGTACCCGGAAGTCCCTGACTCGCACTAACCCCAGCACAGCCGCCTCCAAAGCCACTCCATCTGTCACTGCCAAGACTAAGGGACCGGCTGGTGGAGACCGAGCCAGTCGGCCGCTCAGCGCCCGGAGCGAGCCCAGTGACAAGGGAGGTCGGGCACCCCTGTCCAGAAAGTCGTCAGTCCCCAAGGCGGCCACTCGGGGCCCATCTG GGTCAGCTGGCAGCCGACCAGGTGGGTCAGCAGCCCCTCCTGGCTCCCCCGTCTACCTTGACCTGGCCTACCTGCCCAGCGGGAGCAGCGCCCGGCTGCTGGACGAGGAGTTCTTCCGGCGGGTGCGTGCGCTCTGCTACGTCATCAGTGGCCAGGACCAGCGTAAGGAAGAGGGCATGCGGGCTGTCCTGGACGCCCTGCTGGCCGGCAAGCAGCAGTGGGACCGTGACCTCCAG GTGACCCTGATCCCCACCTTCGACTCGGTGGCGATGCACGAGTGGTACGAGGAGACGCACGCACGGCACCAGGCTCTGGGCATCACCGTGCTGGGCAGCAACAGCACCGTGTCCATGCAGGACGAGGCCTTCCCCGCCTGCAAGGTGGAGTTCTAG